The Methylotenera sp. G11 genome includes a window with the following:
- a CDS encoding roadblock/LC7 domain-containing protein, whose protein sequence is MYSTQKTPEEARTSALRSVLRELNATSDDIEASACISSDGFSLAAVLGNNVDPDRFGAMCASLLALAQRAAQEVQRGNLKLVLVEGEQGVMLLVQAGPNTILAVAAKPSKNLGMIFMDAKKFSKKLLETLESHPLKT, encoded by the coding sequence ATGTATAGCACCCAAAAAACTCCTGAAGAGGCACGTACATCAGCCTTAAGGTCTGTATTACGTGAACTTAATGCAACTTCTGACGACATTGAAGCATCGGCATGTATTTCAAGTGACGGCTTCAGCCTCGCCGCAGTCCTTGGCAACAACGTCGATCCTGACCGTTTTGGCGCGATGTGCGCATCCCTGCTGGCACTTGCCCAGCGTGCTGCACAGGAAGTGCAGCGCGGCAATCTGAAACTGGTACTGGTTGAAGGCGAACAAGGCGTAATGCTGCTGGTACAGGCAGGGCCAAACACCATCCTCGCCGTTGCAGCCAAACCCAGCAAAAACCTTGGCATGATTTTCATGGATGCCAAGAAATTCTCCAAAAAACTGCTTGAAACCCTGGAAAGCCATCCATTAAAAACGTAA